From the Periophthalmus magnuspinnatus isolate fPerMag1 chromosome 1, fPerMag1.2.pri, whole genome shotgun sequence genome, one window contains:
- the micall1a gene encoding MICAL-like protein 1 isoform X1, protein MRRMGSLKALQEWCRIQCEDYHDVAIKDMSTSFRDGLAFCALIHRYRPDLIDFSSLSKENVYENNRLAFEVAETQLGIPALLDPEDMVSMRVPDRLSIITYVSQYYNFFNNKSHANPPCMKRPSPIGPISELAQKKPALPLDDKINENEQTGAEAKRSTLSSTCSVCNKHVHLVQRFLVDGKLFHRNCFRCTECHSTLLPGSYKLVSNSGSLVCTHHFARHSSSNQNGRPDLSKKPELSVKPVLVESARIGRSPVPHSSSVSCKTEEDLSSKEKTTKDTPIVTPVIAIEDNSIEEASVTDNEAEAQPSTPPNPFDDSDEEEEDDSVKEEQIETPIQHTVNGDLPSAPVSQSECASRPVPAPRRVSDPTPPPRPAPRVRLPPTASSATASEPHKPLIAPKPRERSRSPGSLSGGSQKSKDPPWLALVQSQESKKKKAPPPPVPGLATPPNLGSVSSLKGDDSRSSTPPVPANPFEDDEDDVIEEEEEAGDESVPTTVAATHPWYSIRRAADSPAADTSPSRGSTSRSESPAGGKSKKRPAPRVPPPPTLNQALSPSQPSSCSASPALSTESLSSGSEQRSAGGASSDQEQTITKSTSEPSIASPDNSVPSSNDHQASLSPCPPHVPSYASSAPATPQAGRSSHGSVAPSPLASNHKRICKENPFNRKASPSPAKSKGKPPKGPRPARPPAPGHGFPLIKRKVQSDQYIPTEDIYGEMNQLEKQLDELEQRGVELEKKLRDNPNDEDEEHLLVDWFTLIHEKHLLVRREAELVYTAKQQNLEERQADVEYELRCLLNKPEKDWTEEDKTREQQLMAELVTIIEQRNQIVNTMDQDRQREEEEDKLMEAMLKKKDFSKEPECNQQKKKGAKFKPIKVFKRLSHKGEPGKSPSPRKEKS, encoded by the exons ATGAGAAGAATGGGGTCTCTGAAGGCGCTCCAAGAGTGGTGTCGGATACAGTGTGAAGATTACCACGATGTTGCCATTAAGGACATGTCCACGTCCTTTCGGGACGGCTTGGCTTTCTGTGctctcatacacagatacaGGCCAGATCTGAT agACTTTTCTTCTTTGTCCAAAGAAAATGTCTATGAGAACAACCGACTG GCCTTTGAAGTGGCTGAGACACAGTTGGGAATCCCGGCACTGTTGGACCCAGAGGACATGGTGTCCATGAGAGTACCAGACCGACTCAGCATCATCACCTATGTCTCTCAGTATTACAACTTTTTCAACAACAAATCCCATG CAAATCCTCCCTGTATGAAGAGGCCGAGTCCTATTGGTCCCATTAGTGAACTCGCCCAGAAGAAACCTGCATTGCCTTTAGACGACAAAATAAATGAGAATGAG cagacaggagcagaggccaAGCGCAGCACCTTGAGCAGCACCTGCTCTGTCTGTAACAAACACGTTCACCTGGTGCAGAGGTTTCTCGTGGACGGAAAGCTCTTCCATCGCAACTGCTTCAG ATGCACTGAATGCCACAGCACGTTACTTCCAGGATCCTACAAACTGGTGAGCAACTCTGGGTCGTTGGTCTGCACGCATCACTTTGCTCGCCACAGTTCATCCAATCAAAACGGCCGACCAGATCTCAGCAAGAAACCAGAACTGAGTGTGAAACCTGTTCTAGTCGAGTCTGCCAGGATTGGTCGCAGTCCcgttcctcactcttcctctgtGTCATGTAAAACGGAGGAAGATTTAAGTAGTAAAGAAAAGACAACCAAAGACACTCCTATAGTCACTCCTGTTATAGCCATTGAAGACAACTCTATAGAAGAAGCAAGTGTAACTGACAATGAGGCAGAAGCTCAACCATCGACCCCTCCTAATCCTTTCGATgacagtgatgaagaggaggaggatgattCTGTAAAAGAGGAGCAGATTGAAACACCAATACAACACACAGTCAATGGAGAtctgccctctgctcctgttaGTCAGTCTGAATGTGCAAGTCGACCTGTTCCTGCTCCAAGGAGGGTGTCTGATCCCACACCACCCCCTCGACCTGCCCCTCGAGTCCGGCTTCCTCCCACTGCAAGCTCTGCTACAGCGA GTGAACCACATAAGCCTCTTATTGCACCAAAACCAAGAGAACGATCACGGTCTCCAGGAAG TCTGTCTGGTGGTTCTCAAAAATCCAAAGATCCCCCATGGCTCGCTTTGGTCCAATCACAAGAATCCAAGAAGAAgaaagcccctccccctcctgtccCCGGACTGGCTACCCCCCCAAACTTGGGCTCTGTGTCTTCTCTCAAAGGGGACGACTCCAGATCCAGCACTCCGCCTGTCCCTGCTAATCCGTTTgaggatgatgaagatgatgtgattgaggaagaggaggaggcaggtgaTGAGAGCGTTCCCACCACAGTAGCAGCGACTCACCCCTGGTATAGCATCAGGCGGGCAGCGGACTCACCTGCCGCTGACACCTCccccagcagagggagcacatCTCGATCGGAGAGCCCAGCAGGTGGAAAGAGCAAGAAACGACCTGCCCCTAGAGTCCCACCACCACCAACCTTGAACCAAG CCCTGTCCCCCTCTcagccctcctcctgctccgcCTCTCCAGCCCTGAGCACAGAGAGCCTTTCGTCTGGCTCAGAACAGCGGTCGGCTGGTGGTGCCAGCAGTGATCAGGAACAAACCATCACCAAAAGCACCTCAGAGCCCTCCATTGCCTCTCCGGACAACTCCGTGCCCTCTTCAAATGACCATCAGGCTTCACTCAGCCCTTGTCCACCCCATGTACCTTCATACGCCAGCTCAGCACCAGCCACTCCTCAAGCAGGTCGCAGTTCACATGGGTCTGTAGCACCAAGCCCACTTGCTTCAAACCACAAG CGTATTTGCAAGGAGAATCCCTTTAACAGGAAGGCATCTCCATCACCAGCAAAATCCAAAGGCAAACCTCCAAAAGGCCCACGACCCGCTAGACCTCCAGCACCCGGTCACGGCTTTCCACTCATCAAACGCAAA GTGCAGTCAGACCAGTACATCCCAACCGAAGACATCTATGGAGAGATGAATCAACTGGAAAAACAACTGGACGAGCTTGAACAGAGGGGCGTGGAGCTGGAAAAGAAGCTACGAGACAACCCTAATG ATGAAGACGAGGAGCACTTATTGGTGGACTGGTTCACCTTGATTCATGAGAAACACCTTTTGGTTCGCCGGGAAGCAGAACTTGTTTACAC GGCCAAGCAGCAAAATCTGGAGGAGAGGCAAGCTGATGTAGAGTATGAGCTGAGGTGTCTGCTCAATAAACCAG AGAAAGACTGGACGGAGGAGGATAAGACCCGGGAGCAACAGTTAATGGCTGAGCTCGTCACAATCATTGAACAACGAAACCAAATCGTCAACACCATGgaccaggacagacagag ggaagaagaggaggataaACTTATGGAAGCCATGTTGAAGAAAAAAG ACTTTTCAAAAGAACCAGAATGCAaccagcaaaagaaaaaaggggCAAAGTTCAAACCCATAAAAGTGTTCAAAAGACTGAGCCACaaaggagagccaggcaagagCCCCAGCCCACGCAAAGAGAAGAGCTGA
- the micall1a gene encoding MICAL-like protein 1 isoform X2 yields MRRMGSLKALQEWCRIQCEDYHDVAIKDMSTSFRDGLAFCALIHRYRPDLIDFSSLSKENVYENNRLAFEVAETQLGIPALLDPEDMVSMRVPDRLSIITYVSQYYNFFNNKSHANPPCMKRPSPIGPISELAQKKPALPLDDKINENETGAEAKRSTLSSTCSVCNKHVHLVQRFLVDGKLFHRNCFRCTECHSTLLPGSYKLVSNSGSLVCTHHFARHSSSNQNGRPDLSKKPELSVKPVLVESARIGRSPVPHSSSVSCKTEEDLSSKEKTTKDTPIVTPVIAIEDNSIEEASVTDNEAEAQPSTPPNPFDDSDEEEEDDSVKEEQIETPIQHTVNGDLPSAPVSQSECASRPVPAPRRVSDPTPPPRPAPRVRLPPTASSATASEPHKPLIAPKPRERSRSPGSLSGGSQKSKDPPWLALVQSQESKKKKAPPPPVPGLATPPNLGSVSSLKGDDSRSSTPPVPANPFEDDEDDVIEEEEEAGDESVPTTVAATHPWYSIRRAADSPAADTSPSRGSTSRSESPAGGKSKKRPAPRVPPPPTLNQALSPSQPSSCSASPALSTESLSSGSEQRSAGGASSDQEQTITKSTSEPSIASPDNSVPSSNDHQASLSPCPPHVPSYASSAPATPQAGRSSHGSVAPSPLASNHKRICKENPFNRKASPSPAKSKGKPPKGPRPARPPAPGHGFPLIKRKVQSDQYIPTEDIYGEMNQLEKQLDELEQRGVELEKKLRDNPNDEDEEHLLVDWFTLIHEKHLLVRREAELVYTAKQQNLEERQADVEYELRCLLNKPEKDWTEEDKTREQQLMAELVTIIEQRNQIVNTMDQDRQREEEEDKLMEAMLKKKDFSKEPECNQQKKKGAKFKPIKVFKRLSHKGEPGKSPSPRKEKS; encoded by the exons ATGAGAAGAATGGGGTCTCTGAAGGCGCTCCAAGAGTGGTGTCGGATACAGTGTGAAGATTACCACGATGTTGCCATTAAGGACATGTCCACGTCCTTTCGGGACGGCTTGGCTTTCTGTGctctcatacacagatacaGGCCAGATCTGAT agACTTTTCTTCTTTGTCCAAAGAAAATGTCTATGAGAACAACCGACTG GCCTTTGAAGTGGCTGAGACACAGTTGGGAATCCCGGCACTGTTGGACCCAGAGGACATGGTGTCCATGAGAGTACCAGACCGACTCAGCATCATCACCTATGTCTCTCAGTATTACAACTTTTTCAACAACAAATCCCATG CAAATCCTCCCTGTATGAAGAGGCCGAGTCCTATTGGTCCCATTAGTGAACTCGCCCAGAAGAAACCTGCATTGCCTTTAGACGACAAAATAAATGAGAATGAG acaggagcagaggccaAGCGCAGCACCTTGAGCAGCACCTGCTCTGTCTGTAACAAACACGTTCACCTGGTGCAGAGGTTTCTCGTGGACGGAAAGCTCTTCCATCGCAACTGCTTCAG ATGCACTGAATGCCACAGCACGTTACTTCCAGGATCCTACAAACTGGTGAGCAACTCTGGGTCGTTGGTCTGCACGCATCACTTTGCTCGCCACAGTTCATCCAATCAAAACGGCCGACCAGATCTCAGCAAGAAACCAGAACTGAGTGTGAAACCTGTTCTAGTCGAGTCTGCCAGGATTGGTCGCAGTCCcgttcctcactcttcctctgtGTCATGTAAAACGGAGGAAGATTTAAGTAGTAAAGAAAAGACAACCAAAGACACTCCTATAGTCACTCCTGTTATAGCCATTGAAGACAACTCTATAGAAGAAGCAAGTGTAACTGACAATGAGGCAGAAGCTCAACCATCGACCCCTCCTAATCCTTTCGATgacagtgatgaagaggaggaggatgattCTGTAAAAGAGGAGCAGATTGAAACACCAATACAACACACAGTCAATGGAGAtctgccctctgctcctgttaGTCAGTCTGAATGTGCAAGTCGACCTGTTCCTGCTCCAAGGAGGGTGTCTGATCCCACACCACCCCCTCGACCTGCCCCTCGAGTCCGGCTTCCTCCCACTGCAAGCTCTGCTACAGCGA GTGAACCACATAAGCCTCTTATTGCACCAAAACCAAGAGAACGATCACGGTCTCCAGGAAG TCTGTCTGGTGGTTCTCAAAAATCCAAAGATCCCCCATGGCTCGCTTTGGTCCAATCACAAGAATCCAAGAAGAAgaaagcccctccccctcctgtccCCGGACTGGCTACCCCCCCAAACTTGGGCTCTGTGTCTTCTCTCAAAGGGGACGACTCCAGATCCAGCACTCCGCCTGTCCCTGCTAATCCGTTTgaggatgatgaagatgatgtgattgaggaagaggaggaggcaggtgaTGAGAGCGTTCCCACCACAGTAGCAGCGACTCACCCCTGGTATAGCATCAGGCGGGCAGCGGACTCACCTGCCGCTGACACCTCccccagcagagggagcacatCTCGATCGGAGAGCCCAGCAGGTGGAAAGAGCAAGAAACGACCTGCCCCTAGAGTCCCACCACCACCAACCTTGAACCAAG CCCTGTCCCCCTCTcagccctcctcctgctccgcCTCTCCAGCCCTGAGCACAGAGAGCCTTTCGTCTGGCTCAGAACAGCGGTCGGCTGGTGGTGCCAGCAGTGATCAGGAACAAACCATCACCAAAAGCACCTCAGAGCCCTCCATTGCCTCTCCGGACAACTCCGTGCCCTCTTCAAATGACCATCAGGCTTCACTCAGCCCTTGTCCACCCCATGTACCTTCATACGCCAGCTCAGCACCAGCCACTCCTCAAGCAGGTCGCAGTTCACATGGGTCTGTAGCACCAAGCCCACTTGCTTCAAACCACAAG CGTATTTGCAAGGAGAATCCCTTTAACAGGAAGGCATCTCCATCACCAGCAAAATCCAAAGGCAAACCTCCAAAAGGCCCACGACCCGCTAGACCTCCAGCACCCGGTCACGGCTTTCCACTCATCAAACGCAAA GTGCAGTCAGACCAGTACATCCCAACCGAAGACATCTATGGAGAGATGAATCAACTGGAAAAACAACTGGACGAGCTTGAACAGAGGGGCGTGGAGCTGGAAAAGAAGCTACGAGACAACCCTAATG ATGAAGACGAGGAGCACTTATTGGTGGACTGGTTCACCTTGATTCATGAGAAACACCTTTTGGTTCGCCGGGAAGCAGAACTTGTTTACAC GGCCAAGCAGCAAAATCTGGAGGAGAGGCAAGCTGATGTAGAGTATGAGCTGAGGTGTCTGCTCAATAAACCAG AGAAAGACTGGACGGAGGAGGATAAGACCCGGGAGCAACAGTTAATGGCTGAGCTCGTCACAATCATTGAACAACGAAACCAAATCGTCAACACCATGgaccaggacagacagag ggaagaagaggaggataaACTTATGGAAGCCATGTTGAAGAAAAAAG ACTTTTCAAAAGAACCAGAATGCAaccagcaaaagaaaaaaggggCAAAGTTCAAACCCATAAAAGTGTTCAAAAGACTGAGCCACaaaggagagccaggcaagagCCCCAGCCCACGCAAAGAGAAGAGCTGA